In one Myxocyprinus asiaticus isolate MX2 ecotype Aquarium Trade chromosome 1, UBuf_Myxa_2, whole genome shotgun sequence genomic region, the following are encoded:
- the LOC127443009 gene encoding phospholipid scramblase 1-like isoform X2 — MSEPEHQQPPIQPAINQPGAVNPVPHQVQPYEAPLSPPMVVPVGVPRGLEYLTQIDQVLIHQKMECIEMFTGFETNNQYEIKNSLGQLIFQAKEKTDCCTRNCCGSARRFQIRIKDYMNQEVMWVRRPYRCDSCCCPCCLQLLEVQAPPGTTIGYVKQNCHPFLPVFSIQGPDKKVLMKIRGPYLPCKCCGDINFEVKGKKGGKPFGQVTKQRGGCIRKCFTDATNYTVQFPKNMDVKMKAVLMGACFLIDFMYFEKGGKCFLSFL, encoded by the exons ATGTCAGAACCag AACATCAACAACCTCCAATTCAACCAGCCATAAATCAACCTGGTGCAGTTAATCCAGTACCTCACCAGGTTCAGCCGTATGAAG CACCTCTATCTCCACCCATGGTTGTGCCTGTTGGAGTACCACGTGGTCTCGAGTATCTCACTCAG ATCGACCAGGTCCTTATTCACCAAAAAATGGAGTGTATAGAGA TGTTCACTGGCTTTGAGACCAACAACCAATATGAGATCAAAAATAGCCTCGGTCAGTTGATCTTCCAGGCCAAAGAAAAAACTGACTGCTGCACACGCAACTGCTGTGGTTCAGCGCGCCGCTTTCAAATACGGATTAAAGACTACATGAACCAAGAAGTCATGTGGGTGCGCAGACCTTACCGCTGTGACTCCTGTTGTTGCCCCTGCTGCCTGCAACTG CTGGAAGTCCAGGCTCCCCCTGGAACAACCATAGGGTATGTGAAACAGAACTGTCACCCGTTTTTACCAGTATTCTCCATCCAGGGACCTGACAAAAAAGTACTAATGAAGATCCGAGGGCCCTACTTGCCATGTAAATGCTGTGGTGATATAAATTTTGAG GTAAAAGGCAAAAAGGGTGGGAAGCCTTTTGGTCAAGTCACAAAACAGCGAGGTGGCTGCATAAGGAAATGCTTTACTGATGCCACCAACTACACTGTTCAATTCCCTAAGAACATGGATGTTAAGATGAAGGCTGTACTTATGGGTGCTTGCTTCCTCATT GATTTCATGTACTTTGAAAAAGGTGGAAAatgttttttatcttttttgtaa
- the LOC127443009 gene encoding phospholipid scramblase 1-like isoform X1 has translation MSEPAEHQQPPIQPAINQPGAVNPVPHQVQPYEAPLSPPMVVPVGVPRGLEYLTQIDQVLIHQKMECIEMFTGFETNNQYEIKNSLGQLIFQAKEKTDCCTRNCCGSARRFQIRIKDYMNQEVMWVRRPYRCDSCCCPCCLQLLEVQAPPGTTIGYVKQNCHPFLPVFSIQGPDKKVLMKIRGPYLPCKCCGDINFEVKGKKGGKPFGQVTKQRGGCIRKCFTDATNYTVQFPKNMDVKMKAVLMGACFLIDFMYFEKGGKCFLSFL, from the exons ATGTCAGAACCag CAGAACATCAACAACCTCCAATTCAACCAGCCATAAATCAACCTGGTGCAGTTAATCCAGTACCTCACCAGGTTCAGCCGTATGAAG CACCTCTATCTCCACCCATGGTTGTGCCTGTTGGAGTACCACGTGGTCTCGAGTATCTCACTCAG ATCGACCAGGTCCTTATTCACCAAAAAATGGAGTGTATAGAGA TGTTCACTGGCTTTGAGACCAACAACCAATATGAGATCAAAAATAGCCTCGGTCAGTTGATCTTCCAGGCCAAAGAAAAAACTGACTGCTGCACACGCAACTGCTGTGGTTCAGCGCGCCGCTTTCAAATACGGATTAAAGACTACATGAACCAAGAAGTCATGTGGGTGCGCAGACCTTACCGCTGTGACTCCTGTTGTTGCCCCTGCTGCCTGCAACTG CTGGAAGTCCAGGCTCCCCCTGGAACAACCATAGGGTATGTGAAACAGAACTGTCACCCGTTTTTACCAGTATTCTCCATCCAGGGACCTGACAAAAAAGTACTAATGAAGATCCGAGGGCCCTACTTGCCATGTAAATGCTGTGGTGATATAAATTTTGAG GTAAAAGGCAAAAAGGGTGGGAAGCCTTTTGGTCAAGTCACAAAACAGCGAGGTGGCTGCATAAGGAAATGCTTTACTGATGCCACCAACTACACTGTTCAATTCCCTAAGAACATGGATGTTAAGATGAAGGCTGTACTTATGGGTGCTTGCTTCCTCATT GATTTCATGTACTTTGAAAAAGGTGGAAAatgttttttatcttttttgtaa